From the genome of Candidatus Buchananbacteria bacterium CG10_big_fil_rev_8_21_14_0_10_42_9:
TTTTATTTTCTGTTATACTATCTTTCTATGAATAAACAAGAAACAATAGTATTAGGCGGTGGATGCTTTTGGTGCACCGAAGCCGTTTTTAGTGAGTTAAAAGGTGTCATCTCTGTCGCACCTGGTTACGCTGGGGGGAATACTCAAAATCCCACGTACGAACAAGTCTGTACCGGCGCAACCAACCACGCTGAAGTTATTAGGGTTGAATTTGACCCCGCTCAAATTTCACTTGAAGATATTTTAGAAATATTTTTTGCCACCCACGACCCAACGACGCTAAACCAACAAGGCGCGGATACCGGCACGCAATATCGTTCAGCAATTTATTACACTAGCGATGCTCAAAAAGAAACTATTGAAAAATT
Proteins encoded in this window:
- the msrA gene encoding peptide-methionine (S)-S-oxide reductase, which encodes MNKQETIVLGGGCFWCTEAVFSELKGVISVAPGYAGGNTQNPTYEQVCTGATNHAEVIRVEFDPAQISLEDILEIFFATHDPTTLNQQGADTGTQYRSAIYYTSDAQKETIEK